From one Sparus aurata chromosome 16, fSpaAur1.1, whole genome shotgun sequence genomic stretch:
- the LOC115597431 gene encoding zinc finger BED domain-containing protein 1-like — protein MFECNRGKPVSTALSAKLTNLLAHWIALNCRPISVVEDEGLELLLQAATGDPSYKLPARRTILRRINDQHTAEKAAKEEKLAGATCVALTGDHWSSVNNENYLGVTVHLIDASWELHSFALGVMKTEERHLAEACARQFLDVANQWAIADKITTIGTDSAPNMIAAGRILPFEHLPCIAHLVQRAIVMSLRDGGFDGVLAKCRKVVGHFKHSPANSDELNAQQASLEQAQESLVQDVPTRWNSTLAMIKRLRRNRDAVHATLSQQSHRLTLPTNAEYEKLAKLEELLEPCRYITELLGGEKYVSCSVVLPALCHLQQAMKISDEDPAYIVRFKAAFTKDLNQRREKTNLEWLKVATALDPRFKDLKCLPRAEREPVWAKLSELVRGEESALQLPKTENPEPPKKKTALLLMASESESEEETPVDNAVERYKVEPSASLDQCPLKWWSEHTAVHGKMAHIARKNLGTPATTVPCERLFSLAGHIVQKRRSSLSPENVNKLVCLSDWWKEER, from the exons ATGTTCGAATGCAACCGTGGCAAGCCCGTCAGCACAGCTCTATCAGCTAAGCTAACGAACCTCCTAGCTCATTGGATTGCCCTCAACTGCCGGCCTATCAGCGTGGTCGAGGATGAGGGGCTGGAGCTTCTTCTCCAGGCGGCCACAGGTGACCCATCTTATAAACTACCTGCGAGGCGAACTATTTTAAGGAGAATCAATGACCAGCACACCGCAGAGAAAGCCGCGAAAGAGGAGAAATTGGCTGGGGCGACTTGTGTAGCACTGACTGGGGATCATTGGTCATCTGTCAACAACGAAAACTACCTTGGCGTTACTGTACACCTCATCGATGCCAGCTGGGAACTTCACTCGTTCGCCCTAG GTGTGATGAAAACAGAGGAGCGTCACTTGGCAGAAGCGTGTGCCAGGCAGTTTCTCGACGTCGCTAATCAGTGGGCTATAGCTGACAAAATCACCACTATTGGAACAGACAGCGCCCCCAACATGATAGCAGCAGGAAGGATACTGCCATTCGAGCATTTGCCCTGCATTGCGCATCTTGTACAGAGGGCCATTGTAATGTCACTTCGTGACGGTGGTTTTGATGGTGTACTGGCCAAGTGCCGTAAAGTGGTTGGACATTTCAAACACAGTCCGGCCAACTCAGACGAGCTGAATGCCCAGCAAGCCTCCCTTGAACAAGCCCAGGAGTCACTCGTGCAAGACGTTCCAACACGTTGGAATTCCACCCTCGCGATGATCAAGCGCTTGAGGCGCAACAGAGACGCAGTGCACGCAACGCTGTCCCAGCAGAGCCACAGACTGACCCTCCCAACAAATGCTGAATATGAGAAGTTGGCAAAGCTTGAGGAACTGCTAGAGCCATGCAG gtacatCACTGAGCTCCTTGGTGGGGAAAAGTATGTATCCTGCTCTGTGGTTCTCCCTGCCCTGTGCCACCTTCAGCAAGCGATGAAGATCTCAGATGAGGATCCTGCCTACATTGTGCGATTCAAGGCTGCCTTCACCAAGGACCTCAACCAGCggagggagaaaacaaactTGGAATGGCTGAAG gTGGCTACTGCTTTGGATCCACGATTTAAGGACCTCAAGTGCCTGcccagagcagagagggagccAGTGTGGGCAAAGCTGAGTGAGTTGGTGAGGGGAGAAGAATCTGCTCTGCAGCTGCCCAAGACGGAGAACCCTGAGCCACCCAAGAAGAAAACAGCCCTGCTACTGATGGCATCAGAGTCAGAGTCGGAAGAGGAGACACCAGTAGACAATGCTGTGGAGAGGTACAAGGTAGAGCCCAGTGCTAGCTTGGATCAGTGTCCACTGAAGTGGTGGTCAGAGCACACTGCTGTCCATGGTAAGATGGCCCACATTGCCCGGAAGAACTTGGGGACTCCTGCCACTACTGTCCCATGTGAGAGACTGTTCTCATTAGCAGGCCATATTGTACAGAAGAGGCGATCTAGTTTGTCACCAGAAAATGTGAACAAGCTGGTATGTCTGAGTGACTGGTGGAAGGAGGAGAGGTAG